A portion of the Granulosicoccus antarcticus IMCC3135 genome contains these proteins:
- the gspE gene encoding type II secretion system ATPase GspE, which yields MNFIDVGDPSEEPVTGEDPGPEGTRSLSSQPLPTGGTLTFTDLPYTFAKRHGVILEQNKAGELLLVHRPGIQLSALSEARRKAGQPLKLDPVSADDFDARLTRHYEGETGQAMDIMDDFGDDMDLAQLAESLPEPEDLLESTDDAPVIRLINAMLTEAVRKQASDIHIEPFEKRLAVRYRVDGVMQKLLDPPRAIAPMIISRLKVMAKLDIAERRLPQDGRISLRVAGRPVDIRVSTLPSGHGERVVLRLLDKQAGRLDLEQLGMPPVALKSLQKGLGLSHGIILVTGPTGSGKTTTLYAALAKLNTTRYSILTVEDPIEYYIDGIGQTQVNNKVNLDFARGLRAILRQDPDIVMIGEIRDRETAEIAVQASLTGHLVLSTLHTNTAVGAVTRLRDMGVEPFLLSSSLVGLVAQRLVRLLCVECKRPHVPTPAELDSLKKTAEEVNNMYEPHGCEVCGHTGYSGRQGIYEVVEVDTTMRNMIHDGGSEHEIERHARTLSPGITEDGMRLVLEGKTSLEEVLRVTRES from the coding sequence AACTGGAGAGGACCCTGGGCCGGAAGGCACTCGCAGCCTCTCTAGCCAGCCGCTTCCGACCGGTGGAACACTCACCTTCACCGACCTGCCCTACACGTTTGCCAAGCGCCACGGCGTTATTCTGGAGCAGAACAAGGCCGGTGAACTATTGCTGGTACACCGCCCTGGCATCCAGCTGAGCGCATTGTCCGAAGCCAGGCGCAAGGCCGGTCAACCGTTAAAGCTGGATCCGGTATCAGCGGATGATTTCGATGCACGCCTGACGCGCCATTATGAAGGCGAAACCGGCCAGGCAATGGACATCATGGACGACTTCGGTGACGACATGGATCTGGCCCAACTGGCCGAATCCCTGCCTGAACCCGAAGACTTGCTCGAATCCACGGATGATGCCCCCGTCATTCGCCTGATCAATGCCATGCTGACCGAAGCTGTACGCAAGCAAGCATCAGATATTCATATTGAGCCGTTTGAAAAACGCCTGGCCGTACGGTACCGGGTCGATGGTGTGATGCAGAAGTTACTGGATCCGCCTCGCGCCATTGCGCCAATGATTATCTCGCGGCTGAAAGTCATGGCCAAGCTCGATATCGCTGAGCGACGCCTGCCTCAGGATGGACGTATCAGCCTGCGAGTAGCCGGACGCCCTGTCGACATTCGAGTATCAACACTGCCTTCTGGTCATGGCGAGCGTGTGGTTCTGCGTTTGCTGGACAAACAGGCCGGTCGATTGGATCTGGAGCAGCTAGGTATGCCTCCGGTGGCGTTGAAGTCTCTGCAGAAAGGGCTGGGCCTGTCTCACGGCATCATTCTGGTAACCGGCCCTACTGGTTCGGGCAAGACCACGACGCTGTATGCAGCCCTCGCCAAACTCAATACCACACGCTATTCGATTCTGACTGTTGAAGATCCTATCGAGTACTACATCGATGGCATCGGTCAGACTCAGGTCAATAACAAGGTGAATCTGGACTTTGCCCGTGGTCTGCGCGCTATTTTGCGACAGGATCCGGACATCGTCATGATCGGTGAAATACGAGACAGAGAAACTGCCGAAATTGCCGTTCAAGCCTCACTCACAGGTCACCTGGTGCTCTCTACCCTGCATACCAATACGGCAGTCGGTGCAGTGACTCGTCTACGGGACATGGGCGTCGAACCGTTTCTGCTGTCATCAAGTCTGGTAGGCCTTGTGGCCCAACGACTGGTCCGACTGCTTTGTGTCGAATGCAAGCGGCCTCATGTTCCTACTCCTGCAGAATTGGATTCACTGAAGAAAACGGCCGAAGAAGTCAACAATATGTACGAACCACACGGCTGTGAAGTCTGCGGACATACCGGCTATTCCGGTCGCCAGGGTATTTACGAAGTCGTTGAGGTGGACACCACCATGCGTAACATGATCCATGATGGCGGCTCTGAACACGAAATCGAACGACACGCTCGCACTTTGAGCCCGGGTATCACTGAAGATGGCATGCGGCTTGTTCTCGAAGGCAAAACTTCTCTGGAAGAAGTACTGCGTGTGACACGAGAGAGCTAA